A portion of the bacterium genome contains these proteins:
- a CDS encoding type II secretion system protein — MMKMNHSRRHIKTEKGVTLIEILIVVGILGILVGILLIPFFISAQKSMKIQLNYMIAEQNARCAVSWLTARIRGAYQIIDNETIAGVKFESQPYGTMSLISYSTNQKGDIVMRLNPDVGTDTIVWNIYRYRLIEQGVEKCNELREEKYEALNTRDNNPLNGSWTCFYAGSMTTAIVASNIMLGTLTPGLQFKYWDSAGNETTPVNSVSMGVYVITEAGRSKSKGTNTPFYQQSRLQSDIITLRRLSPVL; from the coding sequence ATGATGAAAATGAACCATTCCAGAAGACATATAAAAACAGAAAAAGGCGTTACGCTAATTGAGATATTAATTGTTGTGGGAATATTGGGAATTTTAGTCGGTATACTGCTAATTCCTTTCTTTATCTCCGCTCAAAAGTCTATGAAAATCCAGCTTAATTATATGATTGCTGAACAAAATGCCAGATGTGCGGTATCGTGGTTAACCGCAAGAATAAGAGGAGCATATCAGATAATAGATAATGAAACAATAGCTGGTGTAAAATTTGAAAGTCAACCCTATGGAACAATGAGCCTGATTTCATATTCAACTAATCAAAAAGGTGATATTGTGATGAGATTGAATCCTGATGTGGGAACTGATACAATTGTCTGGAACATATATCGATATAGATTAATCGAGCAAGGTGTGGAAAAATGTAATGAACTGCGAGAAGAAAAATATGAGGCATTAAATACCAGGGATAATAACCCACTAAACGGTAGCTGGACTTGTTTTTATGCAGGAAGTATGACGACCGCAATAGTTGCCTCTAATATTATGTTAGGAACTCTAACTCCAGGATTACAATTTAAGTATTGGGATAGTGCAGGAAATGAAACTACTCCAGTAAATAGTGTATCTATGGGCGTCTATGTAATTACCGAGGCAGGCAGAAGTAAATCAAAAGGGACTAATACACCGTTTTATCAACAATCACGATTACAATCAGACATAATCACATTAAGAAGATTATCCCCAGTCCTTTGA